GCCAGGATACCAATTAGACTACCTTTGCTTCTTATTGGACAAAACAGATCTACTTCGAGGGCGCTGATGACGGCTCTTTCCGCGTCCCAGAGACCTTTAAGCTGCGGGATGTTATCCATGAACTCCCGCCGCAGAGATTTCCCCTCCCCGCTTAGCCAGGAGACAATCGGGCTGTCACCAGGCAACTTTAATTTAGCCAGCGTTCCTTCTTTACCAACCTGCTGAACAAACCTGGTACTGAAGTCATTACTCTCGTCACCGGGAAAAAGTAAAGCCACCTGCTTGACATGCATCGCCTTCACCAGAGGCTCCAGTATACTTTGCGCCAGTTCACCAAGATCAAGAACGTTACTTATCTTATCGGAGAAGCTAAGCAATATCTGACGGTAGTCATAGGTCTCACGGTAGAAGAGACGGTCTAACCATTTCTGGATAAGGCTTCTCAGGGGATTAAAGAGCACGGCAATCAAAAAGGCAAGGGCAGCGGCCAGTGTCAGGCTGCTGTAGCCCATCCAGTCCTGAAAGAATGTCTGCAGGACAAAGAGTAGCAACAGGTACATCGCCGTGAAGGACACCGTCAGGCCTGAATAAACCAACCCTTTTCGCATGATACGCCTGAGGTCAAGGAGCTGATATTTATGGATAGCATAGGCAATGATTAAGACGTTAATCAGACTGCCGATATGGTCCAGAGGGATACCGGCGATAGCAGGTATCATAATGAGATTGGTGCTGCTGAGAAGCATTAATATGCTCCAGCCGGCAATCAGGTATACTATTCTATTTCTCTCTACCCAGTCATTAGAGCTACGGTACTGCTTTATGAGCTGATATAAGCCGTTGACAATAAAAATGTAGGCGAAGGCGCCGATAAAGTAGAGAGAGATTCCAATGTCGTGGTATAACACTCCATCAATAACATAAGCATCCCGGACAATGAAACCCCCGAGGCTGAATACCAGCAACAGCAATACCATGCCATAGCCAAGATATAACGCCATACCGGCGGGTTTGGCCGTATAAGCAAGGATAAAATGGTAGTAGGTAATCAGGGTCCAGACCAGAGCTACTACCAGAAGTTCATTCCAGAATAGAGCTTGCTCCGGGAAAGCATTTAAATGGAGCATAAAGGAAGTAAAGCTCCAAACAGCCGCCGCGGTGAGATAAAGAGCGAATATCTTGTTGATACGCCTTTCTACAGAGGGCAACGTCAGGATGAGCAAGGCTATATAAATAAGACAGGTGGTAAGCGGAATTAAAGCCCAAACAGTCACTGTCATCCTCTTAAATACATGATGTTATGTTCTGTCAGGGCAATTATGGCTGATAGCTTGCACCTTGTCAATATTGTCAATGAGACAGGTATTAATTGCGATTCTGGTTTGTTGTCTAATTATCCCTGTGCTAGAATTAAATAGAGGTCTATTCCCGCCGGGATAGAGTTTAAGAGATGGGCAATTATCGCTACTCGAAATGGACCGGAGAACAGGACTTGTCCGGGTTTGACGCTGACGAGCTTATGGACAAACTCGGACAGGAGCTGATGTCGCAGGGCGACCTGTCAAAAGCATTGCAATCGCTACAGTGCGCTGGGATACCGGATAACCAAAGCCAGCAATTAGCCGGATTGCAGGAACTACTGAAGCGGCTACGGGAGATGAAGAAAGGACACCTTGAAAAATACGAACCCGGCTCAGCGCTGATAGATGAGATTGGCCGGCAGCTAGAGAAGATAATAAGTGCGGAACGGGAAAGAATCCAGAGAAATCTGGAGGCAGCCGGGCAGAAAGCAGCCAGGGGTGAAGGAGAGCTAAGCCCGGAAATGCAGCGGCAGCTATTGCAGTCGCTCAAGAATATGACGGCTCGGGACCTGGCGGAACTGGACAAGCTGGCGGAAAGCCTGCAAGACCAGATTTCCCAGGCGCAATCCCGGCTGGACAGCCTGTCACCGGAAGACAGGAAAGCTCTGCAATCTTTATTACAGTCAATAATCAATGAAGAAACCCGCTGCCGGTTGGCCGAACTGGCGGACAACCTGGAGGCATTGTACCCCGGTGATGAGCTGTGCCAGCAGTACCCTTTTTTCAAGGAGGGAGCTATCTCCTATGCTGAAGCTCTGGATCTGGTAGAAATGCTGCAAAAAATGAACAAGCTGGAGAATCAGCTTGAGAACTCCCGGCAAAACCGTTCCCCGGATACCGTGGACGAGAAATTGCTCCGGGAACTGCTGGGAGATGAAGCCGTCGAGGAAATGGACAGGCTGCGCGGTATTACCAAAGTACTGGAAGAAGCCGGCTACATTAACCTGAAAGGCAGCAAATATGAGCTGACCCCGCGCGGTATGAGAAAGATTGGACAGAAAGCCCTGGAGGATATTTTCGCCCAGTTCCGCAGAGACCGTATCGGCGGGCACAACCTCAACCTGAAGGGCACCGGCGGAGAACGTATTGATGAGACCAGACCGTATGAGTTTGGCGATGAATTCCATATCCACCTGCAGAAGACGATCATGAACGCTCTCTACCGTGAAACAGCAGGCCTGCCCGTCAAGCTCAGTACCGAGGACTTTGAAGTGCACAAAACGGAGGGACTGACCTGGTCAGCCACCGTTTTGATGCTAGACCTGAGCGTATCGATGCCGATGCGGGGCAACTTTGAGACTGCCAAGAGGGTGACTATTGCCCTCGATAGCCTGATCAGAACGCAGTACCCGAGAGACAGCCTGTATATCGTCGGTTTTTCCAGCTACGCCCGGCAGATAAAGAAAGAAGACCTGTCCTACATGAACTGGGACGAATTTGAACCCTATACCAACATGCAGCACGGCCTTTACCTGTCACGGAAGCTATTGACCAAAGACCGGTGCCCCAACAAGCAGATAATACTGATAACTGATGGAGAACCTACCGCCCATTATGAGGGCGGGGAACTCTTCTTACACAATAATCCCCGCACGCTCCAGCTAACGCTGAGAGAGGTCAGGAACTGTACTCAAAAGGGCATTGTAATCAACACCTTCATGCTGGAGAGCAGCCGTTTCCTGAGTGCCTTTACTACCCAGATGACGCGTCTCAACAAGGGGCGGTTGTTCTTTACCGATGCTGAGAACCTGGGGCAGTACCTGCTGGTGGATTATATCGCCAGCAAGAGGAGAAAAATACAAGCGTAGAAAGATCAGAATATCCTCCGGGCATCTGCTTAATCCCCCCAAACCGCCAGTTACTTTTTGTGCATTCTGATTTCCACTTATGTTAGAATAAAACTATAAGGCTTTTTCAAACGCAATGAAACGTTACGTATAAATAAAAAGGTAAATCTAAGACCAGGGGTATGTGATGACCAAACAGAAGAGAGCAAGGACAATCGGTGAGCTTAAAGCCTCAGGCTATCAGTCTGTGACAGTGCGGGAAGAGATGAGGCGCAACCTCATAGAGCTGATAAAGAAGGGGGAAAATATATTCCCCGGAATAATCGGTTACGATGATATGGTGATACCTCAGATTGAAAATGCCATAATCTCGGGACAGGATATTATCCTCCTCGGCGAGCGCGGGCAGGCCAAGTCCAGGCTCATGCGGCTGCTGGTGAACCTGCTGGACGAGGATATCCCTGTTGTCAAGGACTGTGAAATCAATGACGACCCGCTGGCGCCGATATGCAAACAATGCCGGGATAAGGTAGCCGCCGAAGGGGATGCCACCGAGATCGGCTGGCTGCGCCGGGAAGACCGCTACGGTGAGAAACTGGCTACTCCGGACATTGCCATCGCTGATCTGATCGGCGATGTTGACCCGATTAAAGTCGCCGAGGGGCGTTATCTCTCTGATGAACTCACTATTCACTACGGCATGATTCCCAGGACCAACCGGGGGATTTTTTGTATCAATGAGCTTCCGGACCTGACGGAGAGATTGCAGGTCGGCCTTTTCAACCTTATGGAAGAGAGGGATATTCAGATTAGAGGGTACCGCATCCGGCTACCTCTTGATGTGTTTCTAGTTGCCAGCGCCAATCCGGAAGACTATACCAACCGGGGCCGGATAATAACCCCGCTCAAGGACCGGTACGGAGCGCAAATCAGGACACACTACCCGCAGACCACCGAGGAAGAAGTATCTATTGTGGAGATGGAGCGGCGGCAGTTCAAAGAAGACGGGCTGAAGACTTACATCCCGCAATACATGAAAGAGATTATCGCCGAGGTGACACACCTGGCCCGTAAGAGCGCGGACATCAACCAGCGCTCTGGGGTGAGCGTGAGGGTATCAATTACCAACTACGAGACAATACTGAGTAACGCCATCAGGCGGGCGGTAAAACTGGGTGAGGAACTGGCGGTCCCCCGTATCAGTGATCTCCCCTATATTGATGCATCAACCACCGGCAAGATAGAGCTGGAAAGTTTTGATGATACTAAAGAAGATAAGGTCATTGATGAACTGATAAAGAAAGCGGTGCTCAATGTTTTCAACCGTTATTACAAGATTTACGAACTGGAGGAGATAGTCGCTCAGTTCAACACCGGCTTCAGCGTGGAAGTATCCGATTCCATGGACGCCAGGAGCTACGTGCGTAATGTCAAAGAAATGGTCGGGCTGGCAGACGCCATAAAAACAGTAAATGAATCGGAGAAACCCGAAGCGATAGCCTCAGCGGTGGAGTTTATTCTGGAAGGTCTGCACATGAACAAGAGACTGAACAAGGCCAGACTGGAAAATAAAACGGTTTATCGGCGCTAAGATGGGTATTTTTCGTTATTCGGAATGGGATGGTAGCCAGGAACTATTCGAGCTGAATGCCGACGAGCTTATGGACAAGCTCGGGAAGGAGCTGATGTCCCACAGCGACATCGGGCAGGTACTGCGCATGATGCAGCGCGGCGGCATCAGGGACAACCAGGGCAGACGCTTACCAGGCATACAGGAACTGCTGCAACGTCTCCGTCAGAGCAAAAAGAACCAGTTAGACCGCTATAACCTCAGTTCAATAATGGACGAGATACGGCAGAAGCTGGAGAACATCGTTAAGACGGAACAGGAGGGAATCGAACGGAGGCTAGAGGAAGCCCGGCAAAAGGCAGAGGAAGGCGCCGGGGAATTAAGCCCGGAAATGCGGCAGAGGTTATTAAAGACCGTGGAAGACATGGCGGCACAAAACCGGGAGAAGCTGGACAGGCTGCCCGGGGATACCGGCGGCCAGATAAAGGAACTGACTGACTATGACTTCATGGACGAGGAAGCCAGGCGGCAGTTCCAGGAACTAATGGATACGCTGAAGAAACACGCCATGGAATCGTACGGCCGGGAGCTGACACAGAAATTAAAAGATATGGACCCCAATGCCCTGGCCAACATGAGACACATGGTTGAGGCACTGAACCAGATGCTGGAGCATCGCATGAGAGGAGAAGAACCTGACTTTGACAGGTTCATGGAGCAGTTTGGCAACTACTTCGGCCCGAATCCCCCTAAAAATCTGGATGAGCTCATGGAGCGTTTACAGCAGCAGATAGCCCAGGCACAGTCTCTGCTTAACAGCCTGTCCCCGGAAGACCGGGAATCCCTGGAGAATCTGCTGCGGTCGGTGCTTGATGAAGGCACTCAGTACGAACTGTCCAAGCTGGCTGCCAATCTGGAAGCCCTGTATCCCAGCGATAACCTGCCCAAACAATACCCCTTCTCCGGGGAAGAATCGATATCCTATAGTGAAGCGCTGAAGCTGATGGAATCACTGCAGAAGATGGACACGCTGGAGACACAGCTTAAGGACTCCCAGTACAGCCGTTCCCTGGACGATGTGGACGAGCAATTACTGAAAGAGCTGCTGGGAGATGAAGCCGCCGAGGAAATGGAAAGGCTGCGCAGCATCGCCAGGGTGCTGGAGGAGGCCGGTTACATTCGCCGGAAGGACAACAAGTATGAACTGACGCCCCGCGGTATGAGGAAGATAGGGCAGAAGGCGATGGAAGATATTTTTGCCCAGCTCAAGAAAGACCGTATTGGTGGGCACAACATCGATTCCAGGGGTGGCGGCGGTGACAGGATAGAGGAGACCAAGCCTTACGAATTCGGTGATGAATTCCAGATTCACCTGCAGAAGACCATTGTCAACGCCCTCTATCGTGAAGCGGATGGGCCGCCCATCAGGTTACAAATCGAGGATTTTGAGGTATACAAGACAGAAACCCTGACACAGGCGGCCACCGTTTTGATGCTGGACTTAAGCTTGTCAATGCCGATGCGGGGCAACTTTGAGGCCGCCAAGCGGGTGGCGATTGCCCTCGATAGCCTCATCAGGACTCAGTACCCGCGGGATAGCCTGTATCTGGTCGGTTTCTCCAGCTACGCCCGGCAGATAAAGAAAGAGGACCTGACCTACATGAACTGGGACGAATTTGACCCCTATACCAACATGCAGCACGGTCTCTTTATGGCCAGGAAGCTACTGACCAGAGATAGGTGCCCCAATAAACAGATAATACTGGTAACGGACGGAGAGCCTACCGCCCACTTTGAAGGCGGACATATTTTCTTCCAGTACCCCCCCACCCTCCGTACCATGCAGCTAACACTGAAAGAAGTCAGGATCTGTACCCAGAAGGGAATAGTAATCAACACCTTTATGCTGGATAGCGGACGTTTTCTCGGCGCCTTTGCCACCCAGATGACACGTTTAAACAAGGGGCGGTTATTCCTGACCAGTGCTGATAACCTGGGGCAATACCTGCTGGTGGACTATATCTCCAACAAGAAGAGAAAAATCTAGAAATCTGGCCGAAAATTCCTGATTGTCATCCTGGGAGAAGCGAAGGATACCGGTGTTGGGATGAAAATAACTTCAATTCAGCCCCGCGCCGACCCCGTATTTAATACGGGGCTTCAGTCGCGGAGTTTATACTGAGCGTAGCGAATGTGCTCATTCAGAACGACATTAGTCGGATAGCTCCTGGACGTTGTTCACCCGTGAGGCCGGGTGTGCAGATAGGTACTTAACCTTCACGGAAGCGCTTGTCCATCTCCATGAGAAACTTCTCTATCTCCGGTGACAGCCGAGGTGTTTCCTCTTCCTTCTTTTTCTGAACCCGCGCTTCGTAATGGCTTTCCAGTTGTTCGACGATGGCCTTCAACTCCGGGTTCCTCTCCAGCGCCACGTTAATCTGTTCCTGTTGTTGCTCGGCTTTCTTGATATAGGTCTCATCTTCAGGGATATTATATAGAGAGGCGAGCACCTTCATTATCCGCACGGCGCCCATGTAGTCGTCATCCAGCTGGGTATACTGCGGCAGGTGGACGATGAGACTCATCGTTTCAATCCCCATGTCAGGGGCGCGCTGTGGTATCAGAGAAACTATCGTCGTGGGACCCTGATAGTTACTGGTCTGGATACCCAGTCTCTCCAGCTCATGCTCCGCGTCCGTGCCCAGAGCCCCGCCGGTCAGCAGCAGGGGCCTGGTATGAGGGACATAATCATACATACTGCCCAGGAGACAGTATCTTTTGACATTAAACCTGGCTAACAGGCGCACCATCGAGTCAACGTAGACCTCACCCTGATTGTGTGGCTCCATAAGGTGGAAAAAGAGAAAATCATGAGCTTGCCCCTTACCATAGGTAATATAGCTGTTCGGGATTATCAGATGACGGCGTCCTCCTCTGAAATAAG
This is a stretch of genomic DNA from Dehalococcoidales bacterium. It encodes these proteins:
- a CDS encoding histidine kinase, with protein sequence MTVWALIPLTTCLIYIALLILTLPSVERRINKIFALYLTAAAVWSFTSFMLHLNAFPEQALFWNELLVVALVWTLITYYHFILAYTAKPAGMALYLGYGMVLLLLVFSLGGFIVRDAYVIDGVLYHDIGISLYFIGAFAYIFIVNGLYQLIKQYRSSNDWVERNRIVYLIAGWSILMLLSSTNLIMIPAIAGIPLDHIGSLINVLIIAYAIHKYQLLDLRRIMRKGLVYSGLTVSFTAMYLLLLFVLQTFFQDWMGYSSLTLAAALAFLIAVLFNPLRSLIQKWLDRLFYRETYDYRQILLSFSDKISNVLDLGELAQSILEPLVKAMHVKQVALLFPGDESNDFSTRFVQQVGKEGTLAKLKLPGDSPIVSWLSGEGKSLRREFMDNIPQLKGLWDAERAVISALEVDLFCPIRSKGSLIGILALGKKQSGSSYSDEELDLLMTMANEAAIALENARILDRLKSQQLRVEQLLTQAVLAQEDERKRISVDLHDSVAQWLVAAVYGTQTCSQVLAGNGNRNGNDEVRNELVTVENTVTKSLKELRRVVIGLRPPALDELGLSHALRQSLEDLKVDGLECTYSEVGIPLRLPSSVEIAVYRVVQEALNNIRKHADATKVDLNFECNEHRLLVEITDDGKGFDLSQTLDSAISVGHIGLLGMKQRAEMLGGDIRVKTREGMGSTVTLSLPINPRTEGG
- a CDS encoding PAC2 family protein, yielding MRLRALEVYEPLPELREPHALVMLQPWVDVGNVGTLLLTWLESHTQGKELARLAQPGNFFDFTRYRPTSYFRGGRRHLIIPNSYITYGKGQAHDFLFFHLMEPHNQGEVYVDSMVRLLARFNVKRYCLLGSMYDYVPHTRPLLLTGGALGTDAEHELERLGIQTSNYQGPTTIVSLIPQRAPDMGIETMSLIVHLPQYTQLDDDYMGAVRIMKVLASLYNIPEDETYIKKAEQQQEQINVALERNPELKAIVEQLESHYEARVQKKKEEETPRLSPEIEKFLMEMDKRFREG